Proteins found in one Neomonachus schauinslandi chromosome 1, ASM220157v2, whole genome shotgun sequence genomic segment:
- the LOC123324043 gene encoding zinc finger protein with KRAB and SCAN domains 7-like, giving the protein MRQKFIKILEENTDSNLFYLGYSKFLQDISPKGQKFYQCDECGKAFNWSSHLIGHQRIHTGEKPYECNECGKTFRQTSQLIVHLRTHTGEKPYECNECGKTYRHSSHLIQHQRLHNGEKPYKCNECGKAFNESSKLFDHQRTHTGEKPYECNECGAAFSRSKNLVRHQRIHTGEKPYECNECGKAFSRSKCLVRHQSLHTGQKPYKCNECGKAFSQISQLVDHERIHTGEKPFECNECGKAFSLSKCLIRHQRLHTGEKPYKCNECGKSFNQSSYLIIHQRIHTGEKPYECNECGKVFSHNSSLMVHQRTHTGEKPYKCSDCGKAFSDSSQLIVHQRVHTGEKPYECIECGKAFSQRSTFNHHQRTHTGEKHSALVRTVY; this is encoded by the exons GGACAGAAATTTTATCAATGTGATGAATGTGGTAAAGCTTTCAATTGGAGTTCACACCTCATTGGGCATCAGAgaatccacactggagagaagccctatgaGTGTAATGAATGTGGTAAGACCTTCAGGCAGACCTCTCAGCTCATAGTTCATCTCAGAACCCACACAGGGGAAAAGCCCTATGAGTGCAATGAGTGTGGAAAGACTTACCGACACAGCTCCCATCTTATTCAACACCAGAGACTCCATAATGGTGAGAAAccatataaatgtaatgaatgtggaaaagcttTCAATGAGAGTTCCAAACTTTTTGACCACCAAAGAACCCATACTGgggagaaaccttatgaatgcaATGAGTGTGGGGCTGCCTTTAGTCGGAGTAAAAATCTCGTCCGACATCAG AGGATCCATACTGGGGAGAAGCCTTATGAGTGTAATGAATGTGGCAAGGCCTTCAGTCGGAGTAAATGTCTTGTTCGACATCAGAGCCTCCACACTGGGCAAAAACCatacaaatgtaatgaatgtgggaaagccttcagtcaGATCTCTCAACTTGTTGACCATGAGcgaattcatactggagaaaaaccttTTGAATGTAATGAGTGTGGTAAGGCATTCAGTCTGAGTAAATGTCTTATTCGACATCAAAGACTTCACACAGGTGAAAAGCCCTATAAATGTAATGAGTGTGGAAAATCCTTCAATCAGAGCTCATACCTCATTATacaccagagaattcacactggtGAGAAGCCTTATGAATGTAATGAGTGTGGGAAGGTCTTCAGTCATAATTCTAGCCTTATGGTTCATCAGAGAACCCATACTGGggagaaaccctataaatgtagTGATTGTGGGAAAGCTTTTAGTGACAGCTCACAGCTCATTGTGCACCAGAGagttcacacaggagagaaaccctatgaatgtattGAGTGCGGGAAAGCCTTCAGTCAGCGTTCCACTTTTAATCACCACCAGCgaactcacactggagagaagcaTTCAGCTCTGGTTCGCACAGTTTATTGA